A window from Streptomyces sp. NBC_00271 encodes these proteins:
- a CDS encoding aminoglycoside phosphotransferase family protein: MYTASSSVSAPPRSLHPRPAAAGSGPYLDPARPAAPVLGAGRTRRVPGLGTQPLSGRLDLSGPQGAQLRTAIASVHRICPEFAPVQVLRRSGRSVLLVGTTGRSTAVAKCLLDHSPIWSERIRHEIAAYRSFVRHRPPVRVPRLIAADPDNCTLVIERMPGRVAALQRHPAEAPPRADIRAALGAICRLNAWRPPAGTFDAPLDYAERISRFHELGLLTDRDMGDLQKLVHGIAHSAGQQGMGQFCHGDALLSNILLSPAGPVLVDWEHAGWYLPGYDLATLWAVLGDAPVARRQISQLAQSAGPAARDAFLVNLMLVLTREIRTYETAVQRSMHDSTPAAPGPAHPGAAPSGEEQRLLLRRLHDDCQMARRAVRAAVGTR, encoded by the coding sequence ATGTACACAGCATCGTCCTCCGTGTCCGCTCCGCCCCGGTCGCTTCACCCCCGCCCGGCGGCGGCGGGCAGCGGCCCCTACCTCGACCCCGCTCGACCGGCGGCCCCCGTGCTCGGCGCCGGCAGGACGCGGCGCGTTCCGGGGCTCGGCACCCAACCGCTCAGCGGGAGACTCGACTTGTCCGGCCCCCAGGGCGCGCAGCTGCGCACGGCGATCGCGTCGGTGCACCGGATCTGTCCGGAGTTCGCTCCGGTCCAGGTACTGCGCCGCAGCGGGCGCTCCGTGCTCCTCGTCGGCACGACGGGGCGCAGCACGGCAGTCGCCAAGTGTTTACTGGACCACTCCCCGATCTGGTCGGAGCGGATCAGGCACGAAATAGCGGCATACCGGTCGTTCGTGCGGCATCGGCCGCCGGTCCGGGTGCCCCGGCTGATCGCGGCGGACCCGGACAACTGCACCCTCGTGATCGAGCGGATGCCGGGACGGGTGGCCGCGCTGCAGCGGCACCCGGCGGAGGCGCCGCCCCGCGCGGACATCCGGGCGGCACTGGGTGCGATCTGTCGGCTGAACGCGTGGCGGCCGCCGGCGGGGACGTTCGACGCCCCGCTGGACTACGCGGAGCGGATCTCCCGTTTCCATGAGCTGGGTCTGCTCACGGACCGGGACATGGGCGATCTGCAGAAGCTGGTGCACGGCATCGCGCACTCGGCGGGCCAGCAGGGCATGGGCCAGTTCTGTCACGGGGACGCGTTGCTGTCGAACATCCTGCTCTCACCGGCCGGTCCCGTACTGGTGGACTGGGAGCACGCGGGCTGGTACCTGCCGGGCTACGACCTGGCGACGCTGTGGGCGGTCCTCGGTGACGCTCCCGTGGCGCGCCGTCAGATCAGTCAGCTCGCGCAGTCCGCCGGTCCCGCGGCGCGTGACGCCTTCCTGGTGAACCTGATGCTCGTACTGACCCGGGAGATCCGTACGTACGAGACGGCCGTGCAGCGTTCGATGCACGACTCGACCCCGGCGGCACCGGGACCGGCCCATCCGGGTGCTGCGCCGTCCGGCGAGGAACAGCGGCTGCTGCTGCGGCGGCTGCACGACGACTGCCAGATGGCCCGTCGGGCCGTTCGAGCGGCGGTCGGCACTCGTTGA
- a CDS encoding N-acetylmuramoyl-L-alanine amidase, which yields MRGSLIDPEATAGHRRARRTAGAVASAALLLPLLGAAPSSSNAQASSAELQQAFADAATEYHVPLSVLLGVSYLQSRWDAHEGASSVSGGYGPMHLTDARTAIAKAPHHSEGTEDARGDSSRPPLLPTTQVPQDSQLPDRLKTLPKAARLTGLPEERLRIDAAANVAGGAALLAAEQKDLGEPLSDDAADWYGAVARFSGADDTATAATYANDVYEVIRQGEERTTDAGQQVVLTARPGLSPDTAQLRRAGLRTVSAANTECPTSVSCEWIPAPYTEFGGSDYGNHDLGDRPASQSIKYIVIHDTEGTWDGSLKLVQDPAYVSWNYTLRSTDGHIAQHVKAKDVAWHAGNWYINAKSIGLEHEGFLASPDAWYTEAMYRASARLVNYLADKYRVPLDRQHILGHENVPGPTTSTIPGMHTDPGPYWDWQHYFTLLGHPFKPATKTSGGLVTVLPDFAQNQPRYTGCVTSGETCAAHGSSEVRLYSRADETSPLIKDIGLRPNGNDSTIDVNDVGSRVSTGQRYAVADRAGDWTAIWYLGQKAWFKNPQSRPTAVNASGQVVTPKAGVTAIPVYGRAYPEAAAYPAGVPVQAVSPLPYKIPAGQKYAVGDKVPGEYFYAPTFDTAPHKVVIGKDMYYEIQFGHRVAFVRAADVNLTRSHA from the coding sequence TTGCGAGGATCTCTCATCGACCCCGAGGCCACTGCCGGGCACAGACGCGCGCGCCGCACCGCGGGCGCCGTCGCCTCGGCGGCGCTGTTGTTGCCGCTGCTCGGCGCGGCCCCGTCGAGCAGCAACGCGCAGGCGTCCTCCGCGGAGCTCCAGCAGGCCTTCGCCGACGCTGCCACCGAGTACCACGTGCCGCTGAGCGTCCTGCTCGGCGTCTCCTACCTCCAGTCCCGCTGGGACGCGCACGAGGGCGCGTCGAGCGTCAGCGGCGGCTACGGCCCCATGCACCTCACCGACGCGCGGACGGCGATCGCGAAGGCCCCGCACCACAGCGAGGGCACGGAGGACGCCCGTGGCGACAGCTCGCGCCCGCCCCTGCTGCCCACCACCCAGGTGCCACAGGACTCCCAACTCCCCGACCGGCTGAAGACGTTGCCGAAGGCGGCCCGGCTCACCGGCCTGCCCGAGGAGCGGCTGCGTATCGACGCCGCCGCGAACGTGGCGGGCGGGGCCGCGCTCCTCGCCGCCGAGCAGAAGGACCTCGGCGAGCCGCTGAGTGACGACGCGGCCGACTGGTACGGCGCGGTGGCACGCTTCTCCGGCGCGGACGACACCGCGACCGCGGCGACCTACGCCAATGACGTCTACGAGGTGATCCGCCAGGGCGAGGAGCGCACCACGGACGCCGGTCAGCAGGTCGTGCTCACCGCCCGGCCCGGACTGAGCCCCGACACCGCGCAGCTGCGGCGGGCCGGGCTGCGTACCGTCTCCGCCGCGAACACCGAGTGCCCCACGTCCGTGTCCTGCGAGTGGATCCCAGCTCCGTACACCGAGTTCGGCGGCAGTGACTACGGGAACCACGACCTCGGTGACCGGCCCGCGTCGCAGAGCATCAAGTACATCGTCATCCATGACACGGAGGGCACCTGGGACGGCTCTCTGAAGCTGGTCCAGGACCCGGCCTACGTGTCGTGGAACTACACCCTGCGCTCGACCGACGGTCACATCGCCCAGCATGTGAAGGCGAAGGACGTGGCCTGGCACGCGGGGAACTGGTACATCAACGCCAAGTCGATCGGCCTGGAACACGAGGGATTCCTCGCCTCGCCGGACGCCTGGTACACGGAGGCGATGTACCGCGCCTCGGCGCGGCTGGTGAACTACCTCGCCGACAAGTACCGCGTTCCGCTGGACCGCCAGCACATCCTGGGCCACGAGAACGTGCCCGGTCCGACCACGTCGACCATCCCCGGCATGCACACGGACCCGGGCCCGTACTGGGACTGGCAGCACTACTTCACCCTGCTCGGCCACCCCTTCAAGCCTGCGACGAAGACGAGCGGCGGTCTGGTCACCGTGCTGCCGGACTTCGCGCAGAACCAACCCCGGTACACGGGCTGTGTCACCAGCGGCGAGACCTGCGCGGCGCACGGTTCCAGCGAGGTGCGGCTCTACTCCCGGGCGGACGAGACCTCGCCCCTGATCAAGGACATCGGGCTGCGTCCCAACGGCAACGACTCGACGATCGACGTGAACGACGTGGGTTCCCGGGTCTCCACCGGACAGCGGTACGCGGTCGCGGACCGTGCCGGCGACTGGACGGCGATCTGGTACCTGGGCCAGAAGGCCTGGTTCAAGAACCCGCAGAGTCGGCCGACGGCCGTGAACGCCTCGGGTCAGGTCGTGACCCCCAAGGCCGGCGTCACGGCGATCCCCGTGTACGGGCGTGCCTACCCGGAGGCGGCGGCGTACCCCGCGGGCGTGCCCGTCCAGGCCGTCTCGCCGCTGCCGTACAAGATCCCGGCAGGCCAGAAGTACGCGGTCGGCGACAAGGTGCCGGGCGAGTACTTCTACGCGCCGACGTTCGACACGGCCCCGCACAAGGTCGTGATCGGCAAGGACATGTACTACGAGATCCAGTTCGGCCACCGGGTGGCGTTCGTGCGGGCGGCGGACGTGAACCTGACGCGCTCGCACGCATAG
- a CDS encoding helix-turn-helix domain-containing protein: MTLEAAGVTDAEESAYRILVTMSNASAGEFAIRSGATTADAAQILEALTARGLASHTDGSPRLYRATPPDVALMPRLKRNADALDQARATATALLATYRNTMRRRDAGELIEVITGADALRQHLRRIQADTQDEMLWFCKAQYVAMPSGSNEAEFDALARGVRYRVLYEKAFFDDEGAVDNVIEGVRAGEVARAVPHLPLRLAVSDRAIAICPLVPGGPQGSPEEPTAALVRDSSLLAALIALFERYWDDAVPLHVDDTGTVSGTDGTSDADSLSTTDRRLLSLLVAGVTDKAIASQLGLSRRTVQRHIQQLMTFAGAATRMQLAWQAARRDWV; encoded by the coding sequence GTGACACTGGAAGCCGCCGGGGTCACCGATGCCGAGGAGTCCGCCTACCGGATCCTGGTGACGATGAGCAACGCCTCGGCGGGCGAATTCGCGATCCGCTCGGGTGCCACCACCGCGGACGCCGCACAGATCCTCGAGGCGCTCACGGCCAGGGGACTGGCCAGTCACACCGACGGATCACCACGGCTCTACCGGGCCACACCACCCGATGTGGCCCTCATGCCCCGGCTCAAACGCAACGCCGACGCCCTCGACCAGGCCCGCGCCACGGCCACCGCCCTCCTGGCGACCTACCGGAACACCATGCGCCGGCGCGACGCAGGCGAACTCATCGAGGTGATCACCGGGGCGGACGCGCTGCGCCAGCACCTCCGCCGCATCCAGGCGGACACCCAGGACGAGATGCTGTGGTTCTGCAAGGCCCAGTACGTCGCCATGCCATCGGGCAGCAACGAGGCGGAGTTCGACGCCCTGGCCCGCGGGGTGCGCTATCGGGTCCTCTACGAGAAGGCGTTCTTCGACGACGAGGGAGCCGTGGACAACGTTATCGAGGGCGTACGGGCGGGTGAAGTCGCCCGCGCGGTACCCCATCTGCCCCTGCGGCTCGCCGTGTCCGACCGTGCCATCGCCATCTGCCCCCTCGTACCCGGTGGTCCGCAAGGCAGCCCCGAGGAACCCACCGCGGCCCTGGTGCGCGACAGCAGCCTCCTCGCCGCGCTCATCGCACTCTTCGAACGCTACTGGGACGACGCCGTCCCCCTGCACGTCGACGACACCGGAACGGTCAGCGGCACTGACGGGACATCCGACGCCGACTCCCTCTCCACCACGGACCGGCGGCTGCTCTCCCTGCTCGTCGCAGGCGTCACGGACAAGGCGATCGCTTCGCAACTGGGCCTGAGCAGGCGTACGGTCCAACGTCATATCCAGCAACTGATGACGTTCGCCGGGGCGGCCACCCGTATGCAACTGGCCTGGCAGGCCGCTCGCCGGGACTGGGTGTAG
- a CDS encoding S8 family serine peptidase: MRRIRLAAVISAGLALTAGGVPSAAGAAGVSSTAGTTTTAAPATTATAATAVSAGGSAGGTVTVRLITGDRVTVTTDGDGKRIAAVEPGSGRRGILFRTVEQDGDLTVLPSDAQDLVSAGRLDRQLFNVSALIKQKYDAAHTDTLPLIIGRPDGVPASAVRRLTTLTEDDAPARTLDSIDAQAVRISDDDLDRFWKQLAPAPDRVSAAGVAATPRIWLDGRVDATLDRSTGQINAPAVWKAGYDGTSVKVAVLDTGVDRTHPDLAGRISQAKDFSGSSGTGDVFGHGTHVASTVGGTGAASGGTRKGVAPGADLLIGKVLGDDGYGTESQVIDGMEWAAAEGAKVVNMSLGSDEVSDGTDPMSLALDELSSTSGALFVVAAGNSGEQGAGTIGSPGAADAALTVGAVDRDDSLAPFSSRGPRHGDRAVKPDVTAPGVGIVAARAAGTTMGEPVDQYYVAASGTSMATPHVAGAAALLAQAHPTWSGQRLKDALISTAHTVGGQQATEEGGGRVDVAAAALGPVTATGSVALGPYGTGGDNGAPRTATVRYTNTSDKDVTLALAARLATTGGRELTTGALRLGSDAVRIAAGATVDVPLTVDPSRAGRGDYYGYVTATTTDGAVKVHTTVSVVVHGPTHKLTVTTYDHDGNRVPALPTIWGTDGFVDYVSTEPAVAEVEEGTYQLDYSSLDTADDGQELRHVVLPEVKVTKDTAVTLDARKTTKVDIRTPRPAEQRGILDYQTYRQIDGHSLLQGTMYFDVAKRLYVSPTAAVTDGTFEFASRWQLVAPLLEAKVSGSDLALNPYYMPSSPLFDAGGTTLTAVDAGTFAEPDFSRARGKLAIVRNEEGTDERELTRKAAAAGVRGLLMTHFADIAWTRWSPDGERTAVPTVRVGTAVGAALLDRLKKHPTTTVRFTGTAKSPYLYDVMQTSSQQIPRQVVYTVSERNSAVLRTTYADNGGAPWASEQRFARRPYQDTAWLQYTRYVPTGFVRTEYVSANGTTWLHRVHHTTTFDVDMPLAVGMNDAPRIYRPGEHLDERWQGAVVRPSIPRGTTTPSVRTGDVLALRIPEFTDSTAGHWSRLLAGDGGGVGGLATAADAPGGDTAAAALYRDGVKVADADSAWTDFEVSPGAADYRLDLTTSRVDDEWAFAARTDTSWSFRSATTAMATPLSLLQLDYDVPVDAHNAVGAGRTHTIGLAVRAQDGQPAPRGVSLRVEVSYDDGRHWGGAAVRGRGHNAFRATVTRPSGHGDAYVTLRVTARDRLGNSVRQTVQRAYLQRG, encoded by the coding sequence ATGAGACGCATCCGCCTCGCGGCGGTGATATCCGCCGGCCTGGCGCTGACCGCCGGCGGCGTGCCATCGGCGGCCGGCGCGGCTGGAGTGTCCAGTACGGCCGGGACGACCACGACGGCAGCGCCAGCCACGACGGCAACGGCAGCCACGGCTGTCTCGGCGGGAGGCTCGGCCGGCGGCACCGTCACCGTGCGGCTGATCACCGGCGACCGGGTGACCGTCACGACGGACGGTGACGGCAAGCGGATCGCCGCCGTCGAGCCCGGCAGCGGCAGGCGCGGCATCCTGTTCCGGACCGTGGAACAGGACGGTGACCTGACGGTTCTGCCCTCCGACGCCCAGGACCTGGTCTCCGCCGGGCGCCTGGACCGGCAGCTCTTCAACGTCAGCGCACTCATCAAACAGAAGTACGACGCGGCGCACACCGACACGCTCCCCCTGATCATCGGCCGGCCGGACGGTGTCCCGGCCTCCGCGGTGCGCAGGCTCACCACGCTGACCGAGGACGACGCGCCCGCCCGCACGCTGGACAGCATCGACGCGCAGGCGGTCCGGATCTCCGACGACGACCTGGACCGGTTCTGGAAGCAACTCGCCCCCGCCCCGGACAGGGTGAGCGCCGCGGGCGTGGCCGCCACGCCCAGGATCTGGCTGGACGGCCGGGTGGACGCCACCCTCGACCGCAGCACCGGACAGATCAACGCCCCGGCGGTCTGGAAGGCCGGGTACGACGGCACGTCCGTCAAGGTCGCGGTACTCGACACGGGTGTCGACCGGACCCACCCGGACCTGGCCGGACGCATCAGCCAGGCGAAGGACTTCTCGGGCAGCTCCGGGACCGGTGACGTCTTCGGCCATGGCACCCACGTCGCCTCCACGGTCGGCGGGACCGGCGCCGCGTCCGGCGGCACCCGCAAGGGGGTGGCACCGGGCGCCGACCTGCTGATCGGCAAGGTTCTCGGGGACGACGGCTACGGAACCGAGTCGCAGGTCATCGACGGCATGGAGTGGGCCGCCGCCGAGGGCGCCAAGGTCGTCAACATGAGCCTGGGCTCGGACGAAGTCAGCGACGGCACCGACCCGATGAGCCTCGCCCTCGACGAACTCAGCAGCACCAGTGGCGCCCTGTTCGTGGTGGCGGCCGGCAACAGCGGAGAGCAGGGCGCGGGAACCATCGGCTCGCCCGGCGCCGCGGACGCCGCACTGACCGTGGGCGCGGTGGACCGCGACGACTCACTCGCCCCGTTCTCCAGCCGCGGTCCACGCCACGGCGACCGCGCGGTCAAGCCCGATGTCACCGCGCCGGGCGTGGGCATCGTCGCGGCCCGCGCGGCGGGCACCACCATGGGCGAACCGGTGGACCAGTACTACGTGGCCGCTTCCGGTACGTCGATGGCCACTCCGCATGTGGCGGGTGCCGCCGCCCTGCTCGCCCAGGCGCATCCGACCTGGAGCGGACAGCGGCTCAAGGACGCGCTCATCAGCACGGCGCACACCGTCGGGGGACAGCAGGCGACCGAGGAGGGCGGCGGCCGCGTCGACGTGGCCGCGGCGGCGCTCGGACCGGTCACCGCCACCGGGAGTGTGGCCCTGGGACCCTACGGGACCGGCGGCGACAACGGCGCCCCGCGCACGGCCACCGTCCGCTACACCAACACCTCGGACAAGGACGTCACCCTCGCGCTCGCCGCCCGCCTCGCCACCACCGGTGGCCGGGAACTCACGACCGGTGCGCTGCGACTCGGCTCCGACGCGGTGCGGATCGCCGCCGGTGCCACCGTGGACGTGCCGCTGACGGTGGACCCCTCCCGGGCCGGCCGGGGCGACTACTACGGCTATGTCACCGCCACCACGACCGACGGCGCGGTCAAGGTCCACACCACGGTGAGCGTCGTGGTGCACGGCCCCACCCACAAGCTCACCGTCACCACCTACGACCACGACGGGAACCGCGTCCCGGCACTGCCCACCATCTGGGGCACGGACGGATTCGTCGACTACGTCAGCACCGAGCCCGCTGTCGCCGAAGTCGAGGAAGGCACCTATCAACTCGACTACTCCAGCCTGGACACGGCCGACGACGGACAGGAACTGCGCCACGTCGTCCTGCCGGAGGTGAAGGTCACCAAGGACACGGCCGTCACCCTGGACGCGCGCAAGACCACCAAGGTCGACATCCGCACGCCGCGGCCCGCCGAACAGCGCGGCATCCTCGACTACCAGACCTACCGGCAGATCGACGGACACAGCCTGCTCCAGGGCACGATGTACTTCGACGTGGCCAAGCGGCTCTACGTCAGCCCCACCGCCGCCGTCACCGACGGAACCTTCGAGTTCGCCTCGCGCTGGCAGCTGGTCGCCCCGCTGCTCGAGGCGAAGGTGTCGGGCAGCGACCTCGCCCTCAATCCGTACTACATGCCGAGTTCGCCGCTGTTCGACGCCGGCGGCACCACCTTGACCGCCGTGGACGCGGGCACCTTCGCCGAGCCCGACTTCAGCCGGGCCCGCGGCAAACTCGCGATCGTCCGCAACGAAGAGGGCACGGACGAGCGGGAGTTGACCCGGAAGGCGGCCGCTGCGGGCGTACGCGGACTGCTGATGACCCACTTCGCCGACATCGCCTGGACGCGCTGGAGCCCCGACGGCGAACGCACCGCCGTGCCGACCGTCCGCGTCGGCACGGCGGTGGGCGCCGCCCTGCTCGACCGGCTGAAGAAGCACCCGACCACCACCGTCAGGTTCACCGGAACGGCGAAGAGCCCGTACCTCTACGACGTCATGCAGACGTCGTCCCAACAGATACCCCGGCAGGTCGTGTACACGGTGTCCGAGCGCAACAGCGCGGTGCTGCGGACCACCTACGCCGACAACGGAGGAGCGCCCTGGGCCAGTGAACAGCGGTTCGCCCGGCGCCCCTACCAGGACACCGCCTGGCTGCAGTACACCCGCTATGTGCCGACGGGCTTCGTACGCACCGAGTACGTCAGCGCGAACGGCACGACCTGGCTCCACCGGGTGCATCACACGACCACGTTCGACGTCGACATGCCGCTGGCCGTGGGCATGAACGACGCGCCCCGCATCTACCGGCCCGGCGAGCACCTCGACGAGCGCTGGCAGGGGGCAGTGGTGCGCCCCTCGATCCCCCGGGGCACCACGACGCCCTCGGTACGGACCGGAGACGTACTGGCCCTGCGTATCCCGGAGTTCACCGACTCCACGGCGGGTCACTGGTCACGGCTGCTCGCCGGTGACGGCGGCGGGGTGGGCGGACTCGCCACGGCGGCCGACGCGCCGGGCGGTGACACGGCAGCCGCGGCGCTCTACCGCGACGGGGTGAAGGTCGCCGACGCCGACAGCGCCTGGACCGATTTCGAGGTCTCCCCGGGCGCAGCCGACTACCGGCTGGACCTGACGACCTCGCGCGTGGACGACGAGTGGGCGTTCGCCGCCCGTACGGACACCTCCTGGTCCTTCCGCTCCGCGACCACGGCCATGGCGACACCGCTGTCCCTGCTGCAACTCGACTACGACGTACCGGTCGACGCGCACAACGCGGTGGGAGCCGGGCGGACGCACACCATCGGCCTGGCCGTCCGCGCCCAGGACGGGCAGCCCGCCCCGCGCGGAGTGTCCCTGCGCGTGGAGGTGTCCTACGACGACGGCAGGCACTGGGGCGGTGCGGCGGTCCGCGGCCGCGGGCACAACGCCTTCCGGGCCACCGTCACCAGGCCCTCCGGCCACGGCGACGCGTACGTGACCCTGCGGGTCACGGCGCGGGACCGGCTCGGCAACAGTGTCCGACAGACGGTGCAACGCGCCTACCTGCAACGGGGGTAG
- a CDS encoding LLM class flavin-dependent oxidoreductase has protein sequence MPLPSHPLRKLGFLTIGLFDEADPRRGHESTLEIIELGERLGFDSAWVRHRHLQYGISSPVAVLAAASQRTSRIELGTAVIPVGWENPLRLAEDLATVDILSGGRLNPGVSVGPPMHYDQVKQALYPDTGDVEDFSYARVERLLDFVRGKSATDFSGVEGFEVFSDRVQPHAAGLGRRMWYGGGSLRSAQWAGEHGMNLLTSSVVKAEESEDFAEIQRSHIRTFRAHHPDGDRARVSQGLVVIPTDSASPEQREKYEEYALKRTPRTATPQGPARMMFAPDLVGTSEEIAERLYAHAAFREVDEVAFALPFTFGHEDYVQILTDIATRLGPALGWQPAA, from the coding sequence GTGCCACTGCCCTCACACCCCTTGCGGAAGCTGGGCTTCTTGACCATCGGGCTGTTCGACGAGGCCGACCCGCGGCGTGGTCACGAGTCGACGCTGGAGATCATCGAGCTCGGTGAGCGGCTGGGATTCGACAGCGCGTGGGTGCGACACCGTCATCTCCAGTACGGGATCTCCTCCCCCGTGGCCGTGCTGGCGGCGGCCTCGCAGCGCACCAGCCGGATCGAGCTGGGGACGGCGGTCATCCCGGTGGGGTGGGAGAACCCGCTGCGGCTGGCCGAGGATCTCGCCACGGTCGACATCCTGTCCGGGGGCCGCCTCAACCCGGGCGTCAGCGTCGGCCCGCCGATGCACTACGACCAGGTCAAGCAGGCCCTCTACCCCGACACCGGCGACGTCGAGGACTTCAGCTACGCCCGCGTGGAACGGCTGCTGGACTTCGTGCGCGGCAAGTCGGCGACCGACTTCAGTGGCGTCGAGGGCTTCGAGGTGTTCTCCGACCGCGTCCAGCCGCACGCCGCGGGTCTGGGCCGGCGCATGTGGTACGGGGGCGGCAGCCTGCGCTCCGCGCAGTGGGCGGGCGAGCACGGGATGAACCTGCTGACCAGCAGTGTCGTCAAGGCGGAGGAGTCCGAGGACTTCGCCGAGATCCAGCGGTCGCACATCCGGACGTTCCGCGCCCACCACCCCGACGGCGACCGTGCCCGGGTCTCCCAGGGCCTCGTCGTCATCCCCACCGACAGCGCCTCACCCGAGCAACGCGAGAAGTACGAGGAGTACGCCCTGAAGCGCACTCCTCGCACCGCGACCCCGCAGGGCCCGGCCCGGATGATGTTCGCGCCCGATCTCGTCGGCACCTCCGAGGAGATCGCCGAACGGCTGTACGCCCACGCCGCGTTCCGGGAGGTCGACGAGGTCGCGTTCGCGCTGCCGTTCACCTTCGGGCACGAGGACTACGTGCAGATCCTCACCGACATCGCCACCCGGCTCGGTCCGGCACTCGGGTGGCAGCCGGCCGCCTGA